CTCCGTGAGCGCGGATGTGCCGAAATACAGGCCATTGGTGCAGGAGCCCTTAACCAGGCAGTAAAGGCAGTAGCGATTGCAAGAGGATTTGTAGCGCCGAGCGGAGTAGACCTGATCTGTATTCCCGCCTTTACCGACATCATTATCGATGGAGAAGAAAGGACTGCAATCAAGCTAATTGTCGAACCCAGATAGGCTTGCAGGACATTGGCTATAATTCGCTACACACCTGTTTATTCTGTAGGATAAACAGGTTTTGTTTTTCCTTTGTGCCGGGAGGTAGAGCTAAATGAAATATAATCCGGCCTTCAGAGCGGCACTGCTCCACCAGGAGAGCATCGTAGTGGATGCCCACTGCGACACGCTGACCGTCCTGTTAGATCGGCAAAAGCGCTTAAGCAGTTGCAGCGACGGGCATCTTGATCTGCCCCGCCTGAAGACAGGCGGGGTTGATTTGCAGTTTTTCGCCGCCTTTATTTCTCCGGAGTACAGGTCCCGGCCTGTGGAGAGAGCCCTTGATTTAATCGGCTGTTTTTACCGGGAAATAGAGGACAATAAAGATTTAATAATGCATGTGAGGAATCAAAACGAAGTGGACCTGGCCTTTGCGTCCGGCAAAATAGCCGCATTGCTTTCCGTAGAGGGCGGTGAGGCGCTCGGCGGAAGCCTCGGAACGCTGAGGATGCTTTACGGCCTGGGTGTGCGCTGCCTTACGCTGACCTGGAACGGACGCAATGAGCTTGGTTGTGGCGCAGGAGAAGGGGGGGCGGAGAGCGGCTTAACCGAATTCGGCCGGGCGGTGGTGCGGGAAATGAACCGTCTGGGCATGCTGGTGGACGTTTCACATTTATCGGAAAAAGGTTTCTGGGAAGTGATGAAACTCACCAAACAGCCGGTTATAGCTTCTCATTCCAATTGCATGGCCTTATGCAGCCACCCGCGCAATTTAAGCGACAGACAAATCCGGGCGCTGGCAGAACAGGGGGGAGTGGTGGGGATTACATTTGTCCCCGCTTTTCTGGGCAGTGGGCATTCCTCTGTTAATAATGTTCTAGATCACATAGAATATGCAATATCGGTGGGAGGAGTAGAATGCGTGGGGCTGGGATCGGACTTTGACGGTACAGAAGAGCTGCCTGAGGGGTTGGAGGATTGCACCTGTTTTCCTGCCATTGCAAATGGCCTGATTAAAAGGGGATACAGCAGCGAGGCCGTGATAAAGGTTATGGGAGAAAATTTTTTAAGGGTAATTGGGCAGGTTTTGAAATAAGAAATGTCGAAGGTAAAAATAAGGTGGTTTTATGCCGGTTGACCTACATGTTCATACTACCGCTTCGGACGGTACTGACAGCCCTGCCGAGGTGGTTTTAAAGGCGAAAGCCATCGGGCTTTCAGCCATAGCAATAACAGATCATGATACCTTGGAGGGGGTGGAGCCCGCTTTTGAGGCCGGACAGCTTGAAAAGCTCGAAATTGTTCCGGGGATAGAACTAGGTTCGGAATATATGGGTGAAGAGGTCCACCTTCTCGGGTATTATATAGAGCTGCACAACGACCTGCTTCATAGCAGGCTGAAATACCTGCGCAGCAGCAGAATTACCCGCATGGAAAAAATGGTTTCAAAGCTTAAAGAGCTCGGCATTCCGCTGGATCTGGACATGGTCATGACCATGTCAGGCTCCGGTTCGGTGGGCAGGCCCCACCTGGCTGCAGCAATGGTTGAAATAGGGGCGGTCAAGAGCGTTTCTGAAGCTTTTGATTTGTATATTGGTTCCGGGCGGCCTGCCTATGTGCCCAGATATAAACTCAAACCGGCGGAAGCCGTGTGCTTGATTCGCCATGCCGGGGGCGTGCCGGTTCTGGCCCACCCCGGGTTAAACAGCATTGCTGCCTTTATCGGGGAATTGAAAGAGGCCGGTCTTGCCGGCCTGGAAGCTTACCACCCGGCTCATTCCAGGGAACAGTCGGCTTTTTACGAGAGGCTGGCAGAAAAGCACGGCCTGATCGTAACAGGCGGTTCCGACTATCACGGCCCCGCCCATAAAGCCGGCAGAAGGCTTGGCCTGGAAACCGTTCCGTACAGCGCGCTGGAGATGTTAAAGAAAACGAGGGAACATTTAAAGTAGAGAAACTGGCGTCAATTTCAGGTATGCCGGGGTGAGCGCTGCTGTAAACTTTTCTTTTACGGGGAGGAAAACATGAAAAAGGCTAAACGCATGGAAAGGTTTTCTTCGGGAATTTTTAGCGAAATGGAAGAAGCAAAAAAAAAGGTGGAATCGAGGGGAATAAAGGTAATTAACCTTGGCGTGGGAAGTCCGGACCTTCCGCCGGCGCCTCATATAATTGAAGCATTGCGCAGATCTGTAGAAAAACCGGAAAATTATTCATATCCCGTGACGGCCCTAAAAAGGCTTTACGAAGCGGTAGCCGGCTGGTACAAAAGGCGGTTTAATGTTGATCTTGATCCTGCTAATGAAGTACTGGTTTTAATGGGCTCTCAAGATGGACTGGCTCATCTGGCCATGGCCTATGTCGATCCGGGGGATATCGCCCTGGTACCGGATCCCGGTTATCCTATATACAGCTTCAGCATTTTAATGGCCCAGGGGGAAATATTCCCGATGCCGCTCCTGGCGGAAAAGCGCTTTCTTCCTGACTTTAAAGAAATCCCGGAGGATGTTGCAAAAAAAGCGAAGCTGATGTGGCTTAATTACCCCAACAACCCGGTTGCTGCCATGGCGGACAGGAAATTCTTTGAGCAGGCGGTAGAATTTGCCCGGCATTACGATATTTTGATCTGCCATGATGTGGCCTATGCCGAACTGGCTTACGACGGTTATAAACCCGTGAGCTTTTTGGAAGTGCCTGGCGCCAAAGAGGTCGGGATAGAATTTTATTCCCTTTCCAAAACGTACAATATGGCAGGCTGCAGAATTGGCTTTGCTGTTGGGAACAGCGATGTCCTGTCCTCCCTGGCTACGATCAAATCAAACATCGACTACGGGGTGTTTTATGCCGTTCAGGAGGCAGGGATAGCAGCGCTGACCGGCCCGCAGGAGTATGTGGCAGAAACCTCCCGCACCTACCAGAGAAGGCGTGATGTTCTGATAGAAGGCCTGAAGGAATTGGGCTGGGAGATTCCCAAACCAAGCGCCTCCATGTTTGTCTGGGCCCCCCTGCCGCCGGGCTACAGCTCTTCAATGGCTTTTGCCAGAGAGCTTCTTGAGAAGGCGGGGGTAATAGTAACCCCTGGTGTGGCTTTTGGCAGCAGAGGGGAAGGCTATGTCCGGATTGCTCTAGTGAGGGACGAATCTACACTGGGCGAAGTCGTACAGAGAATAGGCCGCAGTTTTGTATTCCGTTAAACGCAGGCACTTTGGAAACCAAATTGAGTCTACAGGAACCCTCGCCGGCATATACTATGATTGAAATGCCTGGAGAGGTGGTTTTGGTGGAAGAACTGGCAGAAATCAGCTACCTCAGGAGGAGAATACAGGAGCTTGAGGAAAAGGTGGAGCAGTTGCGGCTCAGCCGGAGGGTTCTGATGAATCTTATCGAGAAAATTGAGAGAGAAAAAAATGGTTTTCTAAGCCGCCTGGAAAGAGAGAACCGCAAGCTTCATCAAGACAATTATCGCTACGCCCGGAGGCTGCTCCGGAAAAACCGACAGATCGTGGAACTGGAGTCAAAATTGGAGGCGGTTTTACCGGTTAATAAGGGCAATTGATATGTTTATCCACAAGATTATACACAGAATGGCATTAACTGTTAATATTATTATTTTATGACAAATCCATCTCATTATCGACAGGACTAAGCCCCAAAGGGCTTTTTTTTCTTCCTGAATGTGCTATAATGCACTATGTAACGAGTCAACTGCGGGAAAACCAGGCGAAAAAGGCGGTGGATTATGCGAATAGCAGTTGTTGACGGCCAGGGCGGAGGAATCGGCAAGCACATAATGGAAAAGCTGAGGCGGGAATTGCCTGAGCACGTGGAATTCCTTGCCCTCGGGACAAATGCCATGGCCACGTCGGTTATGCTGCGCGCCGGGGCAAACGAAGGGGCAACAGGGGAAAATGCTGTCATTTATAACGCCGGGCGGGTGGACTTAATCGTCGGGCCGATTAGCATCCTTTTTCCCAACGCCATGCTAGGCGAACTCTCGCCCAAAATGGCCGAGGCAATTGCCGCCAGCCCGGCGCGGAAAGTGCTTTTACCGCTAAGCCGGGCCGGAATCGACATTGTCGGGCTGAAGTCCGAACCGCTGCCGCATCTGATAGAAGAAATGGTGAGAAAAGTTAAAGAAATTATAGGAGAAAAAACGAAACAGGGATAAAAGTGCTTTTTAGGGAGGAATTTCTAGCAAATTAAAGAATTAAGCCTTAATTAGAAGTGTTCATGTTCTTTATTTCAACTTAAACGGCTGGTGAACTGATGAAGGGAAGGCTTATTCTAACGCTGGGCGGTTCTCGCAGCGGCAAGAGCGAGTTTGCCGAAAAGATAGCAGGCCTGCTGGGGGAACGGGTTGTGTATATTGCCACTGCAGCAGTGCTGGACGGAGAAATGGCCGAGCGGGTGCGGCTGCACCGTGCCAGGCGTCCGCTGACCTGGGAAACGGTAGAGGAGGAGAAAAACATCCTGGATGTGCTGGAAAGGGGACGGGAGGGGGATGTTTTTCTGATCGACTGTGCCGCCGTCTGGATTACAAACCTTTTGCTCGATCGGGATTTGCCCAGGCCCGGCGCGGGGTGGGGCGAAAAGGAAGTTTATATCACGGAGCAGCTCAATAGCCTGGCAGATGCGGTGAAAAAAGGTGTGCACCTAGTAATAGTGTCGAGCGAAGCAGGCATGGGCATAGTGCCAGAACATCCCTTCGGGAGGCTGTTCAGGGATGTTCTGGGAAAAGCAAACCAGTTGCTTGCTGCTAAAGCTGATCGGGTTTTTTTTGTTGTGGCCGGGCTTCCCCTGGAGCTGAAGTCTTTGAGTGAGGTAATGCTCAAAGACAGGTAAGCCGGTTTAAGGGGTTGTCCCATATTTTTAAGATCTCCTCATATATCAATTTACTGCCCAACGATGCCAGTAAGACTTTAAAAGGCTGGCAGAAACGGTCAGGGGCAACCTCGATATGGACAGGATATATAAAACAATGGGCCTTTAGCGGTCCTGCGGGAGAACGGAAGACAGAAAATGCTGGAGAATTACGCAATCCAGGTTTTTCTTGCCTATCTTGTGGACCTGGCGGTGGGCGACCCCAGATGGTTGCCGCACCCGGTGGTTGTTATGGGCAAGATAATAACTTTTCTGGAAAAGCTGACGCGCCGCTTTTTAAAAAGCCCGCTCGCCCTGCTGGCGGCCGGCATGCTGATGGCGGTTGCGCTTCCGGCAGGAAGCTGGTACTTTACTTCACTCCTGTTGGACTGGGCTTTTAATCTAAACCGGTGGGCGGGCTATTTTCTTTCAATCTGGCTTATGTCGACCACCATAGCCGGACGGGGGCTGGCCGGGGCGGCCATGAAAGTTCATTCTCTCCTCAATAAAGGGGATCTGGCCGGAGCCCGCCGGGAAGTAGGCATGATTGTCGGCAGGGATACCGACAGAATGGATAAAAAGGAGGTAACGCGGGCCGCGGTGGAAACGGTGGCCGAGAATGTTGTTGACGCTGTGGTGGCGCCCGTATTTTACGCTTTTCTGGGCGGCGCCCCTTTGGCTATGGCCTACCGTACGGTAAATACCCTGGATTCCATGGTCGGCTATAAAAACGAAAAGTATATTAACTTCGGGATGGCCTCGGCCCGCCTGGACGACCTGGCCAACTTTATTCCGGCACGCATAACTGGAGCAGCACTGGTAATAGCTGCATTAATTCTCAGGATGAGCCCCAAAAGGACGTTTATGTCAATTTTACGGGATGCGCCGGCCCATCCCAGCCCCAACAGCGGTATTCCCGAATCGGCAGTGGCCGGTGCCCTGGGGGTGCGCCTGGGGGGAATAAACTACTACAACGGACGGGAATCATTCAGACCTTACATGGGTGATGAGGTGGTGCGGCTCGAACCGTACCACATAAAGCAAACGGTCGGTCTAATGCGTTTAACATCTGCCATGGTGGTGGTACTGGGAGTTATCATTGCAGCACTCCCGAAGTATTTCTGAAAGCTTTGGCCGCCGGTCGTTTACCGTCAACATTTCACGGCAAAAATTATGAAGGAGGACGGTTTTTGAAAAGTTTTTTATTTGCCCTTTACCAGTTGACCAGGCTGCCTCTGCCTGCAGTGGCCTATGATGAAGTTTCCTGCGGCCGGGCCACAGCCTATTTCCCCTTGGTTGGGCTTTTTTTGGGAACTGTGCTGGCAGCTCTCCTGTGGGCGGCAAAATGGCTTTTCCCGGCCCAGGTGCAGGCATCCCTCCTTATAGCCGGAATGGTTGTTCTCACCGGCGGAATGCACCTTGACGGGTTTATGGACAGCCTTGACGGTCTTTTCGGCGGGCGCTCGCGCGAAAAAAAACTGGAGATAATGCGTGATAGCCGGGCCGGTTCCTTTGGCGTGATTGGAGTTTTCAGCCTTTTAATTTTAAAATACAGCCTTTTCCTGGAAATGCCTGAGCAAACTCTGATGAGAGTTCTACCGGTGGTTCCGGCCTTAAGCCGCTGGGGCATTTCCCTGGCCGTTTCGGCATTCCCCTACGCCAGGCAGGAAGGATTGGGGAAGGTATATGCAGCATTTTCAGGTTTGAGGGAGCTGATTCTGGCCACCGTTATTGCCGCCGTTGCGGCCGGGGCGGCTTTAGGACCGCAGGGTTTATGGCTTATGGGGCTGGGAGGAGTGATAACCTGCCTTCTCGGCCAAAGAATCTGCAGGGAATTGGGCGGGCTTACAGGCGATATTTACGGCTTTATTTGCGAACTGCTCGAGGTGTTGCTTCTTCTTGCGGTTTATCCGCTGTCAAAAATTAGCAGCACTGTTTAAAAAACATTTTATTTTTCAACCGGTTAACCATTCAGGATGGGGAAGGAGCTAAAAAATTTGCAGCACCCGGAACATATTCACGGAGGCGACATATACCGGGCTTCAGAGAAATATGGTTTAGCAAAGGATAAAATCATTGACTTCAGCGCCAACATCAACCCTTTAGGGCCTTCCCAGGGCGTGGTAAACGCAGTTGTAAAGAATCTGGGATTGATCGCCAGTTACCCGGATCCCGAATGCAAGGAGTTAAGAAAAGAATTAGCAGCCTACCTAGGGATTCCCATGAGCCATCTGTTAGTCGGCAACGGTACGGCAGAGCTGATTTATCTGCTCGTCCGGGCTTCCGGGAAAAACAGGGCCTTAATACCTGTACCCACTTTCAGTGAGTACGGCCTTTCTGTTTTAAGCCAGGGCGGCAATATAACCGAAATTGCCATGAGAGAAGAAAAAGGCTTTGCCCTGCCGGTAAGTGAGATACTGGAAAAACTACCCGGTGCAGACCTTCTGTTCCTATGCAATCCAAACAATCCTACGGGCAGGCTGGCCGGTAAAAAGGCCATGCAGGTCATTATAGACGAGGCCCTGCTGCACGGCGTGCTGGTGGTCGTCGATGAGGCATTTATGGATTTTGTGCCTGATAAAAGCAGGTATACAGTTATGCCCCTGGTCAGTGAAAGGCCGAATCTTGCCGTGCTTTATTCAATGACGAAATTTTTTGGTATTCCCGGCCTTCGCCTGGGTGCCGTTGCAGCGCCCGAAGAACTGGTAATGAAAATGAATGCTTTAAGACACCCCTGGAGTGTCAATATTCTGGCCCAGGTTGCAGGAGTGGCGGGTCTGAGGGAAAAAGGATACATGGAACAAACAAACCGCCTGGTGCAGGAGGAAAAGAGGTTTCTTTACCGTGAGTTGTCTGCCCTGCCAGGCTTAAGACCCCTGCCCGGGGCGGCTAATTTTCTTCTTGTGGATGTTTCCTGCAGCGGTCTGACATCAGGCGAAGTGGCGGACATGCTTGGAAAGCACGGCATTATGGTAAGAGACTGCAGGGGATTTGCCGGGCTGGAAGGCCGCTACATCAGGCTGGCGGTAAGAACCCGCCCAGAAAATGAGGCTCTTCTGCGCGTTCTCAGGTTAATACTGGAGGTGAAGGGAGAATAAATGAACTGCCGTATTTTCCTGGTAAGACACGGTGAGACGGAATGGAATGCATTGATGAAATACCAGGGGCAAACCGATGTGCCCCTGTCAGAAAAAGGACGCCAGCAGGCCGAGCTTATTGGCAGGCGCCTGGCGGCTGAGAAGCTGCACGGAGTTTATTCTAGCGATCTTAAAAGGGCCTACGAAACAGCTGAATATATCTCCAAATATCACGGGCTGAACGTCAATACGGTACCCGAGTTAAGAGAGCTTAACTTCGGGGCTTGGGAAGGCCTGACCAGCAAAGATATAAGCAGGCTTTATGCAAACGAGATAAGCAGGTGGTGGGAGAGCCCATTAACCACAAGAATACCGGGGGGCGAAACCCTTGGTGAAATGGTGGAGAGGAGTGTAGCCGCCATAAAAAAAATCGTAAGCCTTCACCAGGGAGAAAATGTGGCGGTTGTTTCTCACGGCGGGGCAATCAGGAGCATAGTGGGAAACCTGCTGGGAATGGATTTAAACAAATACTGGCGTCTCCGCCTGGATAACGCATGCCTGAGCATTTTAGATTTCCCGGAGTGGGAAAAGGGAGTTCTTGTGCTTTTTAACGACTGTTCCCATCTGAGCACAAACAATCACTTTTCTAAAACTGTCCTTCCCGCCGGAAAATAGTCCTGCCTGCGGCAATTACCAGACAAGGATTCATTTCGTGATCAAGCAAACCAGCCCGGTATCGAAGCGGTTAGGTTATATGCCTTAAGTCAGCCTGTGGCCTTATGTGCTTCGGCAAAGGTTGCCCCTGAATGGTGTCGTCCCGCCTGTCAACAGATGTTTGACAAGGCTTTTTGTGATTGTCTTTCCCAGGTAACAGGAGGAATAGGGCCAGCTTCAGCCGGCTTTTACAATATTCTTAAACTAGCCCCTGCAGGAAATTTAAGTTTTTTGTGGAAGTTAGTCTATAATCAGTGAGGATGAATTGCAGGGGGCAGGAAATGGACAACGAACAATTCCAAAGGCTTGTGCTTGAACAGCTAAAAATGCTCATAGATGGGCAAAAGGCCCTTGAGCAAGGGCAAAAAGCGCTTGCAGATAGGCAGAAGGCCCTTGAGCAAGGGCAAAAAGCGCTTGCAGATAGGCAGAAAGCCCTTGAGCAAGGGCAAAAAGCGCTTGCAGATGGGCAAAAGGCCCTTGAACAGAGGCAAATAGCTCTCGAAGAAGGCCAAAGAGCACTTGGAGAAAGCCTGAAAGCGCTTGAACAAGGCCAGAAAATACTTGAGCAGGGCCAGAAGGAAATAAGAAATGAACTGAAATTCATTTGGGAGGATATCAAAAAGATTGATAAACGGCTTTCTGCTCAGGAAGAAGAATTAGTTATCCTGAAACGCCTGAAGTAAATCAGTAAATATGTTCATACCTGGTTTTACCGGTATTCGTTTAGCCGTAATGTGCAAAAATATTTAAA
The window above is part of the Pelotomaculum thermopropionicum SI genome. Proteins encoded here:
- the SpoVS gene encoding Uncharacterized protein conserved in bacteria encodes the protein MEVLKVSAKSNPNSVAGALAGVLRERGCAEIQAIGAGALNQAVKAVAIARGFVAPSGVDLICIPAFTDIIIDGEERTAIKLIVEPR
- a CDS encoding Zn-dependent dipeptidase, microsomal dipeptidase homolog codes for the protein MKYNPAFRAALLHQESIVVDAHCDTLTVLLDRQKRLSSCSDGHLDLPRLKTGGVDLQFFAAFISPEYRSRPVERALDLIGCFYREIEDNKDLIMHVRNQNEVDLAFASGKIAALLSVEGGEALGGSLGTLRMLYGLGVRCLTLTWNGRNELGCGAGEGGAESGLTEFGRAVVREMNRLGMLVDVSHLSEKGFWEVMKLTKQPVIASHSNCMALCSHPRNLSDRQIRALAEQGGVVGITFVPAFLGSGHSSVNNVLDHIEYAISVGGVECVGLGSDFDGTEELPEGLEDCTCFPAIANGLIKRGYSSEAVIKVMGENFLRVIGQVLK
- a CDS encoding predicted metal-dependent phosphoesterases (PHP family) gives rise to the protein MPVDLHVHTTASDGTDSPAEVVLKAKAIGLSAIAITDHDTLEGVEPAFEAGQLEKLEIVPGIELGSEYMGEEVHLLGYYIELHNDLLHSRLKYLRSSRITRMEKMVSKLKELGIPLDLDMVMTMSGSGSVGRPHLAAAMVEIGAVKSVSEAFDLYIGSGRPAYVPRYKLKPAEAVCLIRHAGGVPVLAHPGLNSIAAFIGELKEAGLAGLEAYHPAHSREQSAFYERLAEKHGLIVTGGSDYHGPAHKAGRRLGLETVPYSALEMLKKTREHLK
- a CDS encoding aspartate/tyrosine/aromatic aminotransferase — protein: MKKAKRMERFSSGIFSEMEEAKKKVESRGIKVINLGVGSPDLPPAPHIIEALRRSVEKPENYSYPVTALKRLYEAVAGWYKRRFNVDLDPANEVLVLMGSQDGLAHLAMAYVDPGDIALVPDPGYPIYSFSILMAQGEIFPMPLLAEKRFLPDFKEIPEDVAKKAKLMWLNYPNNPVAAMADRKFFEQAVEFARHYDILICHDVAYAELAYDGYKPVSFLEVPGAKEVGIEFYSLSKTYNMAGCRIGFAVGNSDVLSSLATIKSNIDYGVFYAVQEAGIAALTGPQEYVAETSRTYQRRRDVLIEGLKELGWEIPKPSASMFVWAPLPPGYSSSMAFARELLEKAGVIVTPGVAFGSRGEGYVRIALVRDESTLGEVVQRIGRSFVFR
- a CDS encoding predicted translation initiation factor 2B subunit (eIF-2B alpha/beta/delta family), giving the protein MEELAEISYLRRRIQELEEKVEQLRLSRRVLMNLIEKIEREKNGFLSRLERENRKLHQDNYRYARRLLRKNRQIVELESKLEAVLPVNKGN
- the CobU gene encoding adenosyl cobinamide kinase/adenosyl cobinamide phosphate guanylyltransferase, with the protein product MKGRLILTLGGSRSGKSEFAEKIAGLLGERVVYIATAAVLDGEMAERVRLHRARRPLTWETVEEEKNILDVLERGREGDVFLIDCAAVWITNLLLDRDLPRPGAGWGEKEVYITEQLNSLADAVKKGVHLVIVSSEAGMGIVPEHPFGRLFRDVLGKANQLLAAKADRVFFVVAGLPLELKSLSEVMLKDR
- the CbiB gene encoding cobalamin biosynthesis protein CobD/CbiB; protein product: MLENYAIQVFLAYLVDLAVGDPRWLPHPVVVMGKIITFLEKLTRRFLKSPLALLAAGMLMAVALPAGSWYFTSLLLDWAFNLNRWAGYFLSIWLMSTTIAGRGLAGAAMKVHSLLNKGDLAGARREVGMIVGRDTDRMDKKEVTRAAVETVAENVVDAVVAPVFYAFLGGAPLAMAYRTVNTLDSMVGYKNEKYINFGMASARLDDLANFIPARITGAALVIAALILRMSPKRTFMSILRDAPAHPSPNSGIPESAVAGALGVRLGGINYYNGRESFRPYMGDEVVRLEPYHIKQTVGLMRLTSAMVVVLGVIIAALPKYF
- the CobS gene encoding cobalamin-5-phosphate synthase, coding for MKSFLFALYQLTRLPLPAVAYDEVSCGRATAYFPLVGLFLGTVLAALLWAAKWLFPAQVQASLLIAGMVVLTGGMHLDGFMDSLDGLFGGRSREKKLEIMRDSRAGSFGVIGVFSLLILKYSLFLEMPEQTLMRVLPVVPALSRWGISLAVSAFPYARQEGLGKVYAAFSGLRELILATVIAAVAAGAALGPQGLWLMGLGGVITCLLGQRICRELGGLTGDIYGFICELLEVLLLLAVYPLSKISSTV
- the HisC gene encoding histidinol-phosphate/aromatic aminotransferase and cobyric acid decarboxylase; translation: MQHPEHIHGGDIYRASEKYGLAKDKIIDFSANINPLGPSQGVVNAVVKNLGLIASYPDPECKELRKELAAYLGIPMSHLLVGNGTAELIYLLVRASGKNRALIPVPTFSEYGLSVLSQGGNITEIAMREEKGFALPVSEILEKLPGADLLFLCNPNNPTGRLAGKKAMQVIIDEALLHGVLVVVDEAFMDFVPDKSRYTVMPLVSERPNLAVLYSMTKFFGIPGLRLGAVAAPEELVMKMNALRHPWSVNILAQVAGVAGLREKGYMEQTNRLVQEEKRFLYRELSALPGLRPLPGAANFLLVDVSCSGLTSGEVADMLGKHGIMVRDCRGFAGLEGRYIRLAVRTRPENEALLRVLRLILEVKGE
- the GpmB gene encoding fructose-2,6-bisphosphatase gives rise to the protein MNCRIFLVRHGETEWNALMKYQGQTDVPLSEKGRQQAELIGRRLAAEKLHGVYSSDLKRAYETAEYISKYHGLNVNTVPELRELNFGAWEGLTSKDISRLYANEISRWWESPLTTRIPGGETLGEMVERSVAAIKKIVSLHQGENVAVVSHGGAIRSIVGNLLGMDLNKYWRLRLDNACLSILDFPEWEKGVLVLFNDCSHLSTNNHFSKTVLPAGK
- a CDS encoding predicted hydrolase (metallo-beta-lactamase superfamily) translates to MRMNCRGQEMDNEQFQRLVLEQLKMLIDGQKALEQGQKALADRQKALEQGQKALADRQKALEQGQKALADGQKALEQRQIALEEGQRALGESLKALEQGQKILEQGQKEIRNELKFIWEDIKKIDKRLSAQEEELVILKRLK